TGCGCCTTCTCGGGGCTGCGCGCCGCCGCCTGCGGCTCCGCCGCGGGGATGGAAACGGCGATCATCGTCCGCCGGGACGGGGCGGGGAGcagcgggggcggccccggggcttTGCGCCGCCGTAACCTCCCGCAGGCTCCGGGAGTCGGGTCAGCCCCGCTCCGGGCCAGCCACGGCCCCCGGGCACCCAGCGGGGTGACCCCAAAAGCAGCCCGGGGAAGggtcctgcagccccccagctctAAATCCAGCAGgctgagggctgggggggggggggggggggaaggtttggAGCCTAGAGGTAGCGCAGGGATCCAGCTCTACaggggcaaggggaaaggaaAGTGAGAAGTCAGCAGAGGCTGCCTTTTTGTTGTTGCAAAAGAAGGGGTATCGGTTTTGATGAAATCCAcggctgggggccgggggggtcagCAGAGAAAGAGCTGCCCCATGGTCGTGGGGGAAAGGTGCATCACAGCCCCCCAAAGGCTCCACATCGCCTTTGCGGGGGGCCAGGTCCCCCCTCCCAAACCCCACGAAGCGATGCCACGACAGGGCCCCGCTGAGCTCAGATCCTAAAAACAGCTCCCAGGCAGAGCAAGGCAGAAAGCCAAAGCTTAATCAGGAGCCAGGACAGGTGGCGGGGGCAGTGCCCAAGGTCACCCCCCCATCCCAGTCACAACAAGGCAGGAGGCTCCACCGCCTCCCTTGGCATCCACAGGATGCGGCCGTtagccctccccaccccagcccatgAACAGACAGAGCCTGTCTGTTTGCCCTGATAGAagttttattacagaattttaaTGGCACTGCAGGAGTAAGATAGTCATTAGAGCCCTAAAACCCAGCctgaaaaatatacattttacatATCTTGTTAACACTCTGCTGCAGGTCTGGTCTTAAAGCAGGAAACTAGTTTCTCTTCAGTAAGAAAATATATGTTgctaaatgaaaaatatacagTTAGAAGAGTTACTGGCTTGCAAGCTGCTTGTCTGGGGTTAAACCTCTACCAGCTCCAGAGTGTTTAACTACGGTTCATTCACATGTAAAAGAGGAAGAGGTAtagtgtatataaaaaaaaaaaaaaaaggcaaagttcaGGTATGCTCTTTTGCTCTGTCAGTCCAATTAAGAAATGGCCTTAGCTTCAGGTAGGAACGCTTCCCAGTACTTCACCAGCTGCAGAGAAAAGAGAGGGGGAGAGTCAGGAGCTCGCAGGCAGTTTGCCAGCACAGTTCAAGCCCAGAGCAAGTTGAGAAGCATTTGGGCAGGGGGGCAGAAGCCCTTCAACAGAGCACagccctccccaaccccccccccccccccaaaaaaaaaaaaaaaaaaaaaaaaaagggatcggGGGGATGCAATACTGCTTATATtttgccctgctccagcctgtggaggttcGACCCCTCCCCACACCTGGGGAGCAGGACACACCAAGAGTGGGGGTTCACACTTGAGGAGGGGCACGAGCTCGCACTGTTGAGCTTCAAGAGGCTCAAAAACCACAGCAGGGGCTGGAGCTACTCACCTGTTGCTGAGAGTTTAATAACGTCTCAAGGTATTTAGTGACATGGTTTCTGAAGTCCTTGGATTTCTCTTTCTGCAAGAGATGGGCGCAGGAGTGAGTACAAGGCtgaacaaaccaccaaaaccctcCAGCTTTTGAGGGGGAGGGAGAAACCACCAGAATTTTCCTGTTCCTCCTGGGGCCCCACAAAGAAACCAGCACAAGAGCCTGAGATGCCGAGGATGATGCTCATCTCTGGCCACAGCCCGATGGCTCAGAGGATCTTTGCTCATGCACCTTCGTTTTAACAGATAGCTTCTCTGTGTGGAAGCCCCCTCTCAGCCAAAAGAGAtcagctctgcccacagcagTGGTGCCCcaatatttacaaatattgcCAACCGCTGCACTAGGAGTGGGGTCAGGAGCCAAGGTGACCTTTTGCTAGCCCAGACTGGTGTTCCCAGCCAAGGCACATCAAGGCCAACCAGCTGGTGGGTTGCACGCCGAGGGCAGGGCCAAACATACCTCAAACCGTATCACTTCCTTGCGGATGACGGCAGAAATCCGTTCAAAGTCCCTTTCGTACTGTGTCACACGAGACTCCCACTGCAGAGAGAGGAAGCGTGCTGTttccaggggaggggaggggaggcaaaGAAGctctcactcccctctccaaGAGGTTTCGCAGCCTCGACTGTTCACATGAGAGGCTCTGCTGGAGCAAAGTCTGGCATTTCTGATCCTCGCCACCACAACAAGCTGCATCCCCTGCTTGCTGCAAGCTCAGCAAGGAAGCCACAGGAGGTAGGAACACAAGCAGTCCCTCCTGCAGCTTCCCAGGCTTCCTGTGGGGCTTGCTCAAGGCTGGCTTATCCCTTGATGCAAGCTTGCCAATAGGTACCTGTCCCTTCAGCTCAGAAGGTCCCCTTCTCACCACTCAGCGGCAGAGCgcagagggaaggagctgagcAGAGACCCCGGCACTCTTCATTCCCTACCTCCGAGATCTCCTCTTTGGCCTGCTGTAGCTTGTCAGGTTTGTTGGCCCACAGCAGCCTGGCCTCCATCTCCCTCTTCTTCTGCAGCATGGTCTGGGCGTCCTGCCACCGCTGCCAGGTCTTCATGCGCTGGTCAAAGGCTCCCTGAAAGGAAGGATCAGAGGCTgagctctgctctgcctctgctacgacaccaggagcagcaggcagctgcaagAAGCTCTGCTGACAGTGACAACCAAGCCTTTGGTAAGGAGGGCATCTGCTAACAGCAGAGCTGCTTCATCAGTGAGGTCCTGCGCCCATCTCAGTGTAAGCAAAGCTGAGCCAGAACACGGACTGCTCTACTATCAAAGAAGCCCAGGTGCAACATCAACCAACTCACGCTTCACGAGCAGCTTTGGGACCTCCCTCCGTACAGGGCTGGCGGCACCGGATTTGCCCACCTGCTCTACAGTTTGGCAGGAGAGTCATTGGAAAAGCTCCAGCTACGCACAGGGTTCAGCGCAAGCCCAGACAGGCCTGAGGCCACCTACTGAACTGGCAGCATCCCAAGCACAGTGTCCAGCCCATCCccaagctctgctgcctgcctgcttcagTCCTGCCGTCAAGAATGGTCAGTGCAAGGAGCTGCCTTTGCCCCATCCCACGCTGGatctccagcagcagctcacagGCATCTGCCAGGAGGCCAGATGGTTTTAGCAGGCCTGCAAACCACCGGCCCAAGCAAGGAAGACCTCATGAGGCTTCTGAACACAACCAGCCAGACTGTGGggtagaaaagcagaaagcagtgtCTGATAGCCTGGTCAGAAGGACAGAGCAGGCAAGAAAGAGGTAAAGTCTGAGGCAACACTAGGGCTCTTTACCAGAACACCCCAGATAAGTCTTACTACCTCCAGCACTATCAGAGATCTTGGTGCTGCTCTGGAGCACCCACCACACAGACTGGCAGACCAAGGAGGCTTTGCCTCCTCACTAGGCTGCATTCTGGCCTGTGTAGCCTCCAGAAACAACTTCTGAGAGGCAGGACATGTCTGGGGCAGGAACGAGTCAGCCTGCCAGACTTGCAGCTCACTTGGGACTGGTTTCTTTCAGCCTTCAGCAAGGAGGCCAGTGCACCAGGCAGGCTGCACAGACTTGAAGACTCAAGCTCTTCCCCAGCAGGCGCTTGGCAGATCTATTTGCAACACCCAGATCACAGGTTATCACCTCACAGCCTCTGCAGTAGCCACAGCCGTCACCTCTGGCAGGGTTCAGGCCACCTACAAGCCACAAACTTGCCCCACGTCACCCCTGGagaacagcagcacagccaggccTCACCTACCCCACTTCTCCGATCTAACCACTCCAACACGTGCACAACTGGACAAGCAGCAAGCTTGCCCTCTGCCTGGAGAGGTCAGAAGCATGCCATGCCCCAGGCTTGAATTTAGAAGACCAGCTGCCTCCTGGCACACCTAAGATCAGTACTAGGACCAGCAGCATAGCCTAGGGCTTGCCCCAAAGGAGTGCTTACCCTTACAACTGAGAGAAGGCGGATGTAGTCTCCCAGGAGCTCGGCCAGGAGGAAGAAGTCATTGTTAGCCTGTTCCTGGTGCAGCTGTTCAATCTTCTCTTCAACCTCGGCCAGCTGGGACAGCGCCCGGGACAGGGCCGTGTTGTCCTCCGAGCTCCCCAGCATGGCCAGACTCTTTGCAAACTGGGCTGTATTCAATGCTAGCTCTAGTGAACAGAATAAGAGAGTCAACTGATGGGCCTCACTACAGCAGGTGCTCTGCAAGTAAAGCCCCAGCCTAGAGGTCAGCCCAAGGAGCTGCTTTTCCATAGCCCCAGGAGACATCAGCTGGAAGAGCCAGCGCTGTCTCggtcagagctggcagcttctgcagcacagcaggagGAGGGCTAGCCAGCTGCGgccagggaggagaaaggaagcagCAGGGTGGAAGGACAGGCACAGTTTTGCAGAAGTCAGCCAAAatatgcagaggaagaaaaacatccctgctccctgccagagGACAGCTCGGAATTAGTAAGACGACCAGGTCTGCTCAGGTTTGCCACGGCAGCCTTCATCCAGCAGGACACTGGTTCACCTCAACACCATCATCCTAAGCTTGTGGGGCTGGACAGAAGAGGTGGGATTaccattttccttctgtctctcaTGATGAAGAGACTGAGAGTCCATTACAGAAAGGAAGCACTGTCATATCTTCTGTCACGTGCCTCCTAGGACACCCGCATGCTGGGAACCTCCAGTCAGGCACCGCAGAAGGCTTAACTGTTACAGGCCAAGCTACAGAGCAAGCGGTACCAAGTTTGTTACCTTTCCTGTGGTTCACGAGTGTTTCAACGACAGCGTGCAACTTTCGTAGCCGCTGGTCCTCGCACTCCACCTCCTGCAGCTTCTCCTCAAACCACTGAAATGGGTAAACCCAGAGCTGATTCCCACAGATGCATCGCTGCAGAGCTCTGGGAAGAGCACACAGAGCCAGAGCAAGGACAGCCCAGAGGTGTCCTAATACTTACTATGTCCGATTCATTCATCTTGATGGTCATTTTACTGACAGCGTCGGTAGCTTTGTTGAACATCTTCAGTATTCCTGCTCCACTCAGGGTCTGGGTGCCTACTGCTCTTGGTAgctataaagaaacagaaaagttttctttgcCAAGAGATAAAAGCAGCTTAGCGAGCAGCCACCACAGTGGCATCATTCTCCCTTGTGGGTCCCTTGGCAGGCAGGGTTCCTCTGCACACAGCAACACACGCACCACAGCTACTGCAAAGGAATAGCCAGACACCACCTGAGCGGTGCCACAGCCTGTACAGTATTTCCAATAACAGGACTGGAGGGGTTTTCAAACAAATGAGAAGTTCCTAAACCTTACACCGTACCTGGGGTCTGCCTGTTCTGCTTGGCCAAGGTAACATAGATCTGCAAGAATGAGCCATGCCACTTGAATCCCTGAACTGAGGGCTGCCCGAGCTGCCAcaggtcacacacacacacagaagtgcTTCAGAGCACCTCTCCAAAAGCCAGTAGCAGTTTGCACTATGGGGGAACACTAGAGTAGAGCGGTGCTTTGACACTGGGAAATACTCTACACCAGCCACCGACTTCCAGACGGAACTGCATCTGCTCAGCAGCAAAGCGAGGTGTTTCTGTGATGTCTGCTCCTACAGCAGAGCCCTCCAGCACAGCTGGAATCACTCAGGCTAGggtttccccagggctcagcctcTTTAAGAATGACTTCTCCGCATCAGGTGCGCAGCTGGGTATGGTCACACtctccttggaggagcagggaccACATCAGCCACATGTTCCAGTACAGAGCCAGCTCTCCCTTAACATCTCAGCATCAGGCCAAGCCAGCACAGGACGACCACCCTATACCTCCGAACAGCAGGCTACACCCCCATCATGGATTTCAGAGAACAAAGACTACCCCTGCTCCCCACACACGCTCCCACCATGATGTATGCAAGCTAGGCCAGAGCTCTTTATGAGCGCACAGTGCTTAGACAAGCACTGACACAGAAGAAAGTTCTGTTGTATTGGGCTTGCGTGGCAAGGTTGTGGTAgcgggggggctggaggggtggcttctgtgagaagctgctagaagcttcccccatgtccgatagggccaatgccagccggctctaagacggacccaccgctggctgaggccaagcccatcagcaacagtggtagcacctctgggataacctatttaagaaggggaaaaagttgctgcacaagaGCAACAGCAGCCAGCGAGAAGAATGAGAATACGTGAAACAATTCTGTAGACACCAAGCCTAGtgaagaagtttgtggaggactgtctcctgtgggaaggaccccacgctggagcaggggaagagtgtgaggagtccccctcccccaccccgaggaggaaggagcagcacaaACAACATGTGacaaactgaccacaacccccattccccatacccctgcactgctggggttggggttggagcggggaggaggtagagaaaaatcagaagtaaagttaagcctgggaaggagggaggggtgggtgcaaggtggtttaagatttgtttttgttttcgcattaccctactctgatttgattggcaataaattaattttccccaagttgagtctattttgcccatgatggtaattggtgagtgatctctccctgtccttatctcaacccacaagcctttcattatattttctctcccctgtctagctgcagagtgatggagcagctttggtgggcacctggcatccagccagggtcaatcccaCACATCTGTTATCATCACTGGTTAAGAGCTCTGACAGGGTTCTGCTGCTTCTCACTGAGCTTTGAGCATCACGCCTCGTTAACTGCTTGTGTACCATTTCCCTCTGCAATTCCAAGGTACTTGTAGCTATGTTATTCCACACTACTGACCTCCTCCTTTTCCAAGAACTCCCTGACATCCGGGTCCTGCAGCATTGTTGGATGGCTGACCACTCTCCGTAGGTACCTGTGGAGAGGAACACGCCAAGAGTTACTTTGGTCATAGCAAACCTGGCTTCGAGCCATCACAGTGAGCTGCAACACACTTGTCATTTACTCTGAAATGGCAGTTTGGCAGCTGGAGGTCAGGCCCAACAAGCTGTTCTCATTCACCCACCAAGAGTCCTACCTCCCTGCGGGCTTTAGTGAGACTAGCCTGCAAGACCAGACCTGCCAGGCCTTTGATTAATACTTGCTATAGCAAGAAAGTTACTTGATACGTCAAGTGATCAAGATCCAGCCTTACATCTTTAACAATGACACATTAATAGATCTTACAGAGGCTGAAGCTGGAGGGGACCAGCATCCCAGTGCTAACTACAACAGTCAACACAGGTGACAGAGCAAAGACCACCTTTGGCCGTGTAGTTAGGGTGCAAGTTAGAGAGCCAGTTGTTTCTCACCTGATCTGCACTGTTTGTACAATTACTTAACATCCATATTTTTGGGCTCCTGAGACAGTTCAGTTTTCTCCCTGCCTTGTCAGGGGAGTTTGGCCAGATTTGGACCAAACGCCAGCAGAGGCTTTTGAAGCAGGAGACTGTTTTACAGAGTCAAAGCAACTCTCTGCAGTTGCAACTCTTCAGCGGCCTCCAGGTTTGCTGCAAGCCTAGAAGCAGATGGCTTTTCTCATGTAGAGAGGAGAGTGCAGCCAGTCTGACCTTTCAGAGGTCCCTTGCTTGATTCAGGCACGAGGGGATAGCTGTTGGGGTCTGTACCTCTCTAGAGCAGCCCGTCTTTTTTCTAGGAACTCTGCAGAGGAGGAGTCTTCTTTCCCAACTTTCACTTTGGTCATTCCTAGCACAGACAGAAGATGCAATTAATGAGCTGCTTCAAACTCAACACATAAGGTAGTGTGGTTTGTTACAGACTATCAGTGTGACAGTAGAGGAGAGGTGTTTTACAACGGGAATTAGACCTTGCATCAGCAACAGCTACTTGGAAATTTAAAATCTGCTTATATTTAACATCTAGCAGCAGTTGACATCCAGTAAAGAGGAAAGGCAATGCCAGGCAAGACCAGAAGGGTTACAGGTCTGGACTCAAGTGAACAGCAATTCAGTGACAGCACAGAGGATAAGGTTTTACTCTACATCAAGCAGGTGTGGAGGCACCTGCAAACgcaaacaaggctttaagcccagAGGTCCAAGTATGGAACCAGTTTTGTCTGTGCCACAGAACCCAGATTATTTTCTACACCTGCTTCCCACAGCTACTCTGCAGCTTCCCTCTCAGCTTTGAGACTGCAGGCAGGCCTGTCCTTCAGGCACAAAGCTCACCATCAGAAGGACCCGCTCTAGTGCTCTGCACCTCCACCACTCACCTATGAGGCTCTTCTCGGGCGGTGGAGGAACGATGAACCCATTTTGGGCATGCTTCTCCGACAACTTCTCATAGAGACCCAGAAAGTCAC
This window of the Accipiter gentilis chromosome 10, bAccGen1.1, whole genome shotgun sequence genome carries:
- the SNX1 gene encoding sorting nexin-1 isoform X2, with protein sequence MASGGACGSRSPSPADRRPPPFPEPHGGDSDAPGAADSDTEGEDIFTGTSKPTALKRESLLPVSSTSKENGVRVEQDDQDLFADATVELSLDSTQNNQKKELAKASNPAPSLEVAASSSSRNPPKSYEELEEEEQEDKFELTVGVSDPEKVGDGMNAYVAYKVSTQTSMPMFRSKQFSVKRRFSDFLGLYEKLSEKHAQNGFIVPPPPEKSLIGMTKVKVGKEDSSSAEFLEKRRAALERYLRRVVSHPTMLQDPDVREFLEKEELPRAVGTQTLSGAGILKMFNKATDAVSKMTIKMNESDIWFEEKLQEVECEDQRLRKLHAVVETLVNHRKELALNTAQFAKSLAMLGSSEDNTALSRALSQLAEVEEKIEQLHQEQANNDFFLLAELLGDYIRLLSVVRGAFDQRMKTWQRWQDAQTMLQKKREMEARLLWANKPDKLQQAKEEISEWESRVTQYERDFERISAVIRKEVIRFEKEKSKDFRNHVTKYLETLLNSQQQLVKYWEAFLPEAKAIS
- the SNX1 gene encoding sorting nexin-1 isoform X1, with protein sequence MASGGACGSRSPSPADRRPPPFPEPHGGDSDAPGAADSDTEGEDIFTGTSKPTALKRESLLPVSSTSKENGVRVEQDDQDLFADATVELSLDSTQNNQKKELAKASNPAPSLEVAASSSSRNPPKSYEELEEEEQEDKFELTVGVSDPEKVGDGMNAYVAYKVSTQTSMPMFRSKQFSVKRRFSDFLGLYEKLSEKHAQNGFIVPPPPEKSLIGMTKVKVGKEDSSSAEFLEKRRAALERYLRRVVSHPTMLQDPDVREFLEKEELPRAVGTQTLSGAGILKMFNKATDAVSKMTIKMNESDILWVYPFQWFEEKLQEVECEDQRLRKLHAVVETLVNHRKELALNTAQFAKSLAMLGSSEDNTALSRALSQLAEVEEKIEQLHQEQANNDFFLLAELLGDYIRLLSVVRGAFDQRMKTWQRWQDAQTMLQKKREMEARLLWANKPDKLQQAKEEISEWESRVTQYERDFERISAVIRKEVIRFEKEKSKDFRNHVTKYLETLLNSQQQLVKYWEAFLPEAKAIS